Proteins from one Falco naumanni isolate bFalNau1 chromosome 10, bFalNau1.pat, whole genome shotgun sequence genomic window:
- the LOC121094820 gene encoding LOW QUALITY PROTEIN: regulator of G-protein signaling 9-binding protein-like (The sequence of the model RefSeq protein was modified relative to this genomic sequence to represent the inferred CDS: substituted 1 base at 1 genomic stop codon) codes for MCAAAQAALCKAAARHRQLMLQLGGSADSLRLREXQCRRSSEASELRTGLQCVLLAGLRQAPVSPKERQELERLWVLFLSALELFLEDLCQAHHLCQLFSVLGGSTAPMHTRLEGWELPSHKRDRRGGDPTQPPSIPCLEEIEQVRAMLVEMESRAKILLWMVEATQPVGPGGTAAPMARAG; via the exons ATGTGTGCGGCAGCCCAGGCAGCCCTCTGCAAGGCCGCAGCCAGGCACCGGCAGCTGATGCTGCAGCTCGGAGGCAGTGCCGACAGCCTTCGGCTGCGGGAATAGCAGTGCAGGAGGAGTTCGGAGGCCAGTGAGCTCAGAACTG ggctgcagtgtgtgttgctggcagggctgcggcAGGCACCAGTGAGCCCCAAGGAGCGacaggagctggagaggttGTGGGTGCTGTTCCTCTCTGCCCTGGAGCTCTTCCTAGAGGACCTGTGCCAAGCCCAccacctctgccagctcttCTCTGTGCTGGGGGGTAGCACTGCTCCAATGCACACCAGActggagggctgggagctgcctaGCCACAAGAGGGACCGGCGTGGGGGGGATCCCACACAGCCCCCATCCATCCCATGCCTGGAGGAGATTGAGCAGGTGAGGGCCATGCTAGTGGAGATGGAGAGTAGAGCCAAGATCCTGCTGTGGATGGTGGAGGCCACACAGCCGGTGGGGCCAGGTGGCACTGCAGCACCCATGGCTCGGGCCGG GTga